The Magnolia sinica isolate HGM2019 chromosome 9, MsV1, whole genome shotgun sequence genome contains a region encoding:
- the LOC131255203 gene encoding receptor-like protein 7 → MNIRMGQNLDLPLPNLSKLSLRECGLSGSIFSPLSQLHFLSELDLSNNNLSSAMPNFIGNLSSLTSLLLKDCGLHGKFPESVFQMPNLQIIDISINPFLAINLPEFPQNNTLQQLILSYTGLSGKIPDSVSNLKFLTQLDLSYCNLSGSLPSSLLNLTKLQYLYLSSNKLSGPIPSSYGNELLNLKEFSLWNNLLNGTIPSSLSSLSSLQLLDLGGNQLSGQRDNNLSVQYGSGNSTFVSIPQFQYLLLRSCNISTFPNFLRNQVQLGNSTIFPSFVDQ, encoded by the exons ATGAATATTCGAATG GGCCAGAACTTAGATTTGCCACTCCCTAATCTCAGCAAGTTGAGCTTACGAGAATGTGGTCTTTCAGGCTCCATCTTTTCTcccctttcacagctccatttcttatcaGAACTTGACCTCAGCAATAACAATCTCTCCTCTGCAATGCCCAATTTCATAGGGAACTTATCCTCATTGACGTCCCTGCTCCTTAAAGATTGTGGATTGCATGGAAAATTCCCTGAGAGTGTTTTCCAGATGCCAAATCTACAAATCATTGACATATCAATCAATCCATTTCTAGCTATCAATTTGCCGGAGTTCCCTCAAAACAATACTCTACAGCAATTGATCCTTTCATACACTGGATTATCAGGAAAGATACCAGATTCAGTCAGTAATCTCAAATTCTTGACTCAATTAGACCTCAGCTATTGCAACTTGTCAGGATCATTACCATCCTCACTTTTGAACCTTACCAAACTGCAATATCTGTATCTTTCATCCAATAAATTGAGCGGCCCAATTCCTTCTTCATATGGAAACGAGCTTCTGAATCTCAAAGAGTTCAGCTTATGGAATAATTTGCTTAATGggaccattccatcatcattgtcTTCACTCTCATCATTACAACTGTTGGATCTGGGAGGCAACCAACTTAGTGGTCAACGTG ATAACAACCTGTCAGTCCAATATGGCAGTGGTAATTCCACATTTGTTTCCATCCCCCAGTTTCAATATTTGTTGCTACGGTCTTGTAACATCAGCACATTTCCAAATTTCTTGAGAAATCAAGTGCAGTTGG GGAATAGTACCATCTTCCCATCTTTTGTTGATCAGTGA
- the LOC131255204 gene encoding receptor-like protein 19 yields MLRIIDLSSNSFMGGLPSNMFENWKAMMDEDKSQSFLYKTADGPRKTVYYQDTVTIMIKGLDRELTKIPSIFTTVDLSNNYFQGDIPKSIGILKSLHLLNMSHNGFTGQIPTSLENLAVLESLDLSQNNISGEIPWQLTKLTFLSVLNLSQNHLLGSIPQIKQFSTFTNESFQENPGLCGPPLSKKCKDAEGAPSSAPSALQSERKYDWELIWIGFGVGYGSGVGMLFWTLALWRKGRREFYIFVDGMLALIFPSMVFSK; encoded by the coding sequence ATGTTGCGGATCATTGACCTCTCGTCTAATAGTTTTATGGGTGGTTTGCCATCTAATATGTTTGAGAATTGGAAGGCAATGATGGATGAGGACAAATCTCAATCTTTCCTTTATAAAACCGCAGATGGACCAAGGAAAACTGTATACTATCAAGACACGGTAACAATAATGATCAAAGGACTAGACAGGGAACTCACCAAGATCCCATCCATCTTCACAACAGTTGATCTCTCAAACAACTATTTTCAGGGGGATATTCCAAAATCTATAGGGATTCTCAAGTCGCTACATCTACTCAATATGTCGCACAACGGTTTCACAGGccaaattccaacatcacttgagAATCTAGCGGTGCTTGAGTCATTGGATCTCTCACAAAACAATATCTCAGGGGAGATTCCTTGGCAGCTGACAAAGCTAACATTCCTCTCGGTATTGAACCTTTCACAAAACCACCTTCTGGGAAGCATACCACAAATTAAACAGTTTTCTACATTTACAAATGAATCATTCCAAGAAAATCCAGGATTATGTGGACCTCCACTATCAAAGAAATGCAAAGATGCCGAGGGTGCACCATCGTCTGCTCCGTCAGCACTGCAATCTGAAAGAAAATACGATTGGGAACTAATATGGATAGGATTTGGAGTTGGATATGGATCAGGTGTGGGGATGCTTTTCTGGACTCTAGCACTTTGGAGGAAGGGAAGGCGAGAATTCTATATATTTGTTGATGGAATGCTTGCTTTGATTTTTCCTTCCATGGTGTTTTCTAAATAG
- the LOC131255787 gene encoding uncharacterized protein LOC131255787, translating into MGRSEKTKVRSALSCALVSTLVALATINLSIIASEVPVYSVVLEYLLPVAVHLLLFRADLRRILQSIGTLLLVFWLGSGLKVRFCKSGEAYECRTILLCDAHQLDCEVFCFQS; encoded by the exons ATGGGAAGGTCGGAGAAGACGAAAGTGCGGAGCGCGCTGAGCTGCGCCCTGGTCAGCACTCTGGTGGCGCTCGCCACGATCAACCTCAGCATCATTGCTAGTGAGGTCCCGGTATATTCTGTTGTCTTGGAGTATCTGCTGCCCGTCGCAGTTCATTTGCTGCTCTTCAGAGCAGACCTGCGTCGCATCCTGCAGTCCATCGGGACGCTGCTTTTGGTCTTCTGGCTTGGATCAG GTCTCAAAGTCCGGTTCTGTAAAAGTGGAGAAGCTTATGAATGTCGAACGATACTCCTATGTGATGCACATCAGCTCGACTGTGAGGTCTTTTGCTTTCAGTCGTAA